One region of Malania oleifera isolate guangnan ecotype guangnan chromosome 6, ASM2987363v1, whole genome shotgun sequence genomic DNA includes:
- the LOC131158456 gene encoding disease resistance response protein 206-like, with translation MGSTDTSNINTTLALFFIFLSLCSVSSQGKFLGEKQQREPCNNLTFYIHDILYNGSNAGNATSAIVAAPEGGNLTTLAKQNHFGNIVVFNDPLTKNNDLRAEPVGMAQGFYLYDNKDTFTAWYGFTIVLNSTEHRGTLQLMGADPILVKSRDLSVVGGTGDFFMTRGIATLITDSFEGEVYFRLQIDIKLYECW, from the coding sequence ATGGGATCTACAGATACTTCCAACATTAACACAACCCTTGCTCTGTTCTTCATCTTTCTTTCTCTGTGTTCAGTCTCCTCCCAAGGCAAGTTCTTGGGCGAAAAGCAGCAGCGGGAGCCATGCAATAACTTGACTTTCTACATCCACGACATTCTGTACAACGGCTCCAACGCTGGGAACGCGACTTCGGCGATCGTGGCGGCGCCAGAGGGCGGCAACCTCACGACGCTGGCGAAGCAGAACCATTTCGGGAACATTGTGGTGTTCAACGATCCGTTGACGAAGAACAACGATCTGAGGGCGGAACCGGTGGGAATGGCGCAGGGGTTCTACCTGTACGACAACAAAGACACTTTCACGGCGTGGTATGGCTTCACGATTGTGCTGAACAGCACGGAGCACAGAGGGACCCTGCAGCTCATGGGGGCCGACCCCATCCTGGTGAAAAGCAGGGATTTGTCGGTGGTGGGGGGCACCGGCGACTTCTTCATGACCCGGGGAATTGCTACTCTCATCACAGATTCGTTTGAGGGGGAGGTGTACTTCCGGCTGCAGATTGACATCAAGCTTTATGAGTGTTGGTGA